From the genome of Cytobacillus firmus, one region includes:
- a CDS encoding DMT family transporter gives MSNTKINPYVVLAIGVVSVSTSAILVKVSSAPSGVIAFYRLFFSVLFMLPVFLIKYVPELRLITRRDWIFSIIAGVFLAFHFILWFESLNYTSVASSTVLVTLQPLFAFAGTYFFFKEKFTWKAILSGLLAIAGSVIISWGDFQISGTALFGDILAIIACALVTAYLMFGQTVRKRLSLITYTFVVYSISAITLFFYVLIAGEPLLPYGTSDWVYFILLALVPTLLGHTLFNWSIKWLSTSTISMAILFEPVGAAVLAYYLLHESIIWTQVLGGTIVIGGITLFLLDERRIRMKELKKKTTVSG, from the coding sequence ATGTCTAATACAAAAATAAACCCTTATGTTGTCTTGGCAATTGGCGTCGTTTCTGTCTCTACTTCGGCAATTTTGGTGAAGGTATCCAGCGCTCCATCGGGAGTCATTGCTTTTTACAGATTATTTTTTTCTGTTCTTTTCATGTTGCCTGTATTTCTTATAAAGTATGTTCCCGAACTTCGTCTTATTACAAGGCGGGATTGGATCTTTTCTATCATTGCCGGTGTGTTTCTTGCCTTCCATTTTATTCTTTGGTTTGAGTCGCTGAACTACACCTCTGTAGCCAGTTCTACAGTTCTTGTGACTCTTCAGCCCCTTTTTGCGTTTGCAGGTACATATTTCTTCTTTAAAGAAAAGTTTACCTGGAAAGCAATATTAAGCGGGCTTCTTGCAATTGCAGGCAGTGTCATTATCAGCTGGGGAGATTTTCAAATCAGCGGGACTGCTTTGTTCGGGGATATACTGGCAATCATTGCATGTGCCCTTGTAACGGCTTACTTAATGTTTGGTCAGACAGTCAGAAAAAGACTTTCACTCATCACTTATACTTTTGTTGTTTACAGTATTAGCGCTATTACATTGTTCTTTTATGTGTTAATCGCCGGAGAACCTTTACTCCCGTATGGAACCAGTGATTGGGTATATTTTATCCTGCTCGCACTTGTTCCCACCCTGCTGGGACATACATTATTTAATTGGTCAATAAAGTGGCTCAGCACTTCCACCATTTCTATGGCCATCTTATTCGAGCCGGTTGGTGCTGCTGTTTTAGCTTATTATTTGCTTCATGAGTCAATTATATGGACACAAGTTCTTGGGGGAACAATCGTAATTGGAGGAATAACTCTCTTCTTATTAGATGAGAGAAGGATTCGAATGAAAGAATTGAAGAAAAAAACAACGGTTTCCGGATAA
- a CDS encoding MgtC/SapB family protein: MSSLEIEILMKLGISAVLGLVIGLERELKRKPVGLKTSLVISIVSCLLTIVSIESAYMFPGNDDINITMDPLRLAAQIVSGIGFLGAGVILRRGNDSISGLTTAALIWGAAGIGIAVGAGFYIEAMAGVALLIISVEVIPFIMGLIGPKRLREKEINLQLKVRDKENIADIIPAVKDLDISIKHIRIKDLEDENLHLVQLIVAVDYKRRTTDVYYSVSSIPGVQCMEIDSMQ, from the coding sequence ATGAGCAGTTTAGAGATAGAAATATTAATGAAGCTGGGGATTTCAGCAGTACTGGGTCTTGTTATCGGACTGGAGAGAGAATTAAAAAGAAAGCCCGTCGGCCTAAAGACCAGCTTAGTAATTTCCATAGTAAGCTGCCTCTTGACCATTGTGTCCATTGAATCAGCATATATGTTTCCGGGTAATGATGACATCAACATTACGATGGATCCACTGCGTTTAGCTGCCCAAATTGTTTCAGGAATTGGCTTTTTGGGTGCAGGCGTTATTTTAAGGCGCGGAAATGACAGCATTTCGGGTCTTACAACAGCTGCTTTAATCTGGGGGGCAGCAGGGATTGGAATTGCTGTAGGAGCAGGCTTTTATATTGAAGCAATGGCTGGAGTAGCACTGCTGATTATTTCAGTAGAGGTAATTCCTTTTATAATGGGCTTAATTGGTCCTAAACGTTTAAGGGAAAAAGAGATAAACCTGCAGCTGAAAGTAAGAGATAAAGAAAATATCGCAGACATCATCCCAGCGGTAAAAGACCTTGATATATCTATAAAACATATTCGCATTAAAGATTTAGAGGATGAGAATCTGCATCTTGTGCAGCTGATCGTTGCCGTCGACTACAAAAGAAGAACCACAGATGTTTATTACAGTGTTTCAAGTATTCCTGGAGTACAGTGCATGGAAATCGATAGTATGCAGTAA
- a CDS encoding nucleotidyltransferase family protein, giving the protein MSMRWIQALYDPGFPLPENLSFFKKTLKDIIHFGVSSQVYYLLKEQGKLNQTPVYFQERLKEKYNESLYLNLFIKSELGKILNHLDKFEVEAIPLKGVIFAEKYFGHIGSRGTSDIDLLIRPNQLEKAIKSITSLGFTVEEEPIPSHFHCSFSKKLPGSQIPLTVELHWNLLKENSSSLKINEFWEKAKPMHPYRFIRELTDYHTFYMICLHGWRHNMDSLKYFIDIIQMIIFLKDHLEYETLFRDAKDHKTLKRLVRTLSIVYKENPYLQNVKKLPKRRPNFWHLDAFKKNTDKSLRNYMDFLDYQFFSYDTVRHGLSEFFEWIRLNDLRGQ; this is encoded by the coding sequence ATGAGCATGAGATGGATTCAGGCATTATACGACCCAGGCTTTCCACTGCCAGAAAATTTAAGCTTTTTTAAGAAGACATTAAAAGATATTATTCATTTCGGTGTCTCTTCACAGGTTTATTATCTATTAAAAGAACAGGGAAAGTTAAACCAAACGCCGGTTTATTTTCAGGAGCGATTGAAGGAGAAGTATAATGAGTCATTGTATCTTAATCTTTTTATTAAAAGTGAATTAGGAAAAATTCTAAATCACTTAGATAAGTTTGAAGTGGAAGCTATCCCGTTAAAAGGAGTGATCTTTGCCGAAAAGTATTTCGGGCATATTGGATCAAGGGGAACCTCTGATATTGATTTATTGATAAGGCCAAATCAACTTGAAAAAGCCATTAAGTCCATAACTTCCTTGGGCTTTACAGTTGAAGAGGAACCTATCCCATCTCATTTCCATTGCAGCTTCAGCAAAAAACTCCCAGGGTCGCAAATTCCATTAACAGTTGAATTGCATTGGAATTTGTTAAAGGAGAATTCTTCTTCTCTAAAGATTAATGAATTTTGGGAAAAAGCAAAGCCGATGCACCCATATAGATTCATAAGAGAATTAACGGATTACCATACTTTCTATATGATATGCCTTCATGGATGGCGTCATAATATGGATTCTTTAAAATATTTTATAGATATCATTCAAATGATAATATTTTTAAAAGATCATTTAGAATATGAAACCTTATTTAGGGATGCTAAGGACCACAAGACCTTAAAAAGACTAGTCAGGACATTATCGATTGTGTATAAAGAAAATCCTTATTTGCAGAATGTGAAAAAACTTCCGAAAAGGCGACCTAATTTTTGGCATTTAGATGCTTTTAAAAAAAACACAGATAAATCTTTAAGAAATTACATGGACTTCCTAGACTATCAATTTTTTAGCTATGATACTGTTAGGCATGGTTTAAGTGAATTTTTCGAATGGATAAGGTTAAATGATTTAAGGGGTCAATAA
- a CDS encoding ABC transporter ATP-binding protein yields the protein MNTTRRQRLIMLMKEYFTIKDILKTFTLLKPFFVKHRNAYFVLFGLLAVDIFLTIAFAAFFGKIADAAVQADFTQIKALVPIGICLVLVSIVTSFMDIYFETVATNGVKKDLKNHLFSHILRLPSSKVSNMRSGEVISHFTNDVHSLDGVIGYSLINLVRLPLIFIAVFIFLIQINVTLSLLSLLITPIALVAGLVFGLLLRRNSRLIHSLFGKINTHINETFNGIGVIRSFTLEKSSFEKFKSKNEELFKLEKENAKLQGWFYSGGSLISSVTFYVSLLLGAYYVSKNIMTVGALLTFVNLVNHLVYPLTGLAGQWAGFQRSVTAVERIMDVLEKPADTEELPSYSVSKPLESFIEFHDITFSYDESHKVFDGLNLTIPAGKVIAIVGPSGAGKSTLFNLLQSFYKPQSGGVYIDQVSVGDITLSNLRSMISHVPQETFLFAGTFRENLMLAKPGISETEMVSAAKDAYIHDFIMSLPEGYDTEIGERGIKLSGGQKQRLAISRAILKNASILLLDEATSALDSETEFHVKEALGDLMKGRTTLVIAHRLSTVENADIIVVMDQGKIVQTGSHQELITQPGLYRKLHKTKSQSKKSSALSLA from the coding sequence ATGAATACCACTAGAAGGCAGCGGCTGATCATGCTTATGAAGGAATATTTTACAATAAAGGATATTTTAAAGACGTTCACATTACTTAAGCCTTTTTTTGTAAAGCATAGGAATGCTTACTTTGTTTTATTTGGGCTATTGGCTGTGGATATTTTCTTGACGATTGCCTTCGCTGCATTTTTCGGAAAAATTGCCGATGCAGCCGTTCAGGCTGACTTTACCCAAATTAAAGCGTTAGTGCCAATCGGAATCTGCCTTGTGCTGGTCAGCATTGTTACATCTTTTATGGATATTTACTTTGAAACTGTGGCAACCAACGGCGTCAAAAAGGATCTTAAAAACCATTTATTTAGCCACATTTTACGCCTGCCTTCAAGTAAAGTATCGAATATGAGGTCAGGAGAAGTCATCTCTCATTTTACGAATGATGTACATAGTCTTGATGGAGTGATTGGTTATAGTCTTATCAATTTGGTGAGGCTGCCCCTTATTTTTATTGCGGTATTTATTTTTCTTATCCAAATCAATGTTACTCTTTCACTTCTTAGTTTGTTAATCACCCCTATTGCTCTTGTGGCTGGGCTGGTGTTTGGCTTGCTGCTTCGCCGGAATAGCAGATTGATACACAGTCTATTCGGAAAAATAAATACTCATATAAACGAGACATTTAATGGCATTGGGGTTATCCGTTCCTTTACCTTAGAAAAATCATCCTTTGAAAAGTTTAAAAGTAAAAATGAAGAGTTATTCAAACTTGAGAAAGAAAACGCAAAACTTCAGGGCTGGTTTTATTCAGGGGGAAGTTTAATCAGTTCTGTCACTTTTTATGTAAGCCTTCTCCTTGGAGCCTATTATGTTTCCAAAAACATAATGACAGTGGGGGCACTATTAACCTTTGTAAACCTTGTAAACCATTTGGTTTATCCGCTAACTGGTTTGGCTGGACAGTGGGCAGGGTTTCAGCGTTCGGTTACGGCAGTAGAGAGAATCATGGATGTATTGGAGAAACCTGCTGATACAGAGGAATTGCCATCTTATTCTGTTTCAAAACCATTGGAGAGTTTTATAGAATTTCACGACATCACTTTTAGCTATGATGAAAGCCATAAAGTGTTTGATGGTTTAAATTTAACCATCCCTGCCGGCAAAGTAATTGCGATTGTCGGGCCAAGCGGCGCTGGAAAAAGTACATTATTTAATCTGCTGCAGAGCTTTTATAAGCCGCAATCAGGTGGAGTATACATTGATCAAGTCAGCGTGGGAGATATTACTTTATCAAACTTGAGGAGCATGATTTCACATGTTCCGCAGGAAACCTTTCTATTTGCGGGGACTTTTCGTGAAAATTTAATGCTTGCTAAGCCTGGAATCAGTGAAACGGAAATGGTTTCAGCGGCGAAAGATGCGTATATACATGATTTTATCATGTCGCTCCCGGAAGGTTATGATACCGAAATTGGAGAAAGAGGCATTAAATTATCTGGAGGGCAAAAGCAGCGCTTAGCAATTTCAAGGGCAATATTAAAAAATGCATCTATTTTATTACTGGATGAAGCAACATCTGCCTTGGATAGTGAAACGGAATTCCATGTCAAAGAAGCATTGGGTGACTTAATGAAGGGCCGGACGACACTTGTTATTGCCCACCGGTTATCAACCGTTGAAAATGCAGACATCATTGTTGTTATGGATCAGGGAAAAATTGTCCAAACGGGATCCCATCAGGAATTAATTACTCAGCCGGGGCTTTACAGAAAGCTTCATAAAACCAAATCCCAAAGTAAAAAGTCTTCTGCCTTATCGCTTGCTTAA
- a CDS encoding PqqD family protein has translation MARYVQKSSYETTHLDNEWIILNTEEYTVTTLNDVGGFCWSLLKEEQTSESLTQAVGREYQATEVSEREIEEFLSHLMECGLVKYAV, from the coding sequence ATGGCCAGATATGTTCAAAAAAGCAGCTATGAGACGACACATCTGGATAATGAGTGGATTATATTGAATACGGAAGAATATACGGTTACTACGTTAAATGATGTAGGGGGATTTTGCTGGTCTTTGCTTAAGGAGGAACAAACATCTGAGTCGCTAACACAAGCTGTAGGACGGGAATACCAGGCAACTGAAGTCAGTGAAAGAGAAATAGAAGAGTTCCTCTCTCATTTAATGGAATGCGGGCTGGTCAAATATGCTGTTTGA
- a CDS encoding VanZ family protein — translation MVIIRCFLLILPFLYMGFIWLQSSHFNPESVSALSSLLDMRVILLIGILLELAHFFEFGLFYLLLIMSFLTLGKLNNTKEILAASLALAYGLIDEIHQIYVPFRSFSYFDLFKNCIGVWVVSYIVHRCYFIRKNSRFGAVLRKITKQDKNKAAF, via the coding sequence ATGGTAATAATAAGGTGTTTTCTTTTAATTCTACCCTTTTTGTATATGGGTTTTATTTGGCTCCAATCAAGCCATTTTAACCCTGAGTCTGTTTCTGCATTATCAAGCCTTTTAGATATGAGGGTTATTTTGTTAATAGGAATATTATTAGAGCTGGCACATTTTTTTGAATTCGGTTTGTTTTATTTGTTACTCATAATGTCTTTCCTAACCCTTGGGAAACTGAACAATACAAAAGAAATTCTGGCTGCCAGTTTAGCCCTAGCTTATGGGTTAATAGATGAGATTCATCAGATATATGTTCCATTTAGATCTTTTTCTTATTTTGATTTGTTTAAAAACTGTATTGGCGTATGGGTGGTTTCATATATTGTTCATAGGTGTTATTTTATTAGGAAAAATTCTCGATTTGGAGCTGTCCTAAGGAAAATCACAAAACAAGATAAAAATAAAGCGGCCTTTTAA